Part of the Paenibacillus aurantius genome, CAAATACCAGGTGCTGACCAGCGAGGGAAGCACGATCGCCCAGATCGAGTTCAATAAGCCTAAATGCTGCACCACGAGAAAGGTCGGGATCATCCCCCCGCTGAACAACAGCGTGAAGGCGGCCATCAGGAGGATCCATTTGCGCCCGGGCAGCCAGCTTTTGGCCAGCGGATACGCCATGCAGCCGGTTACGAGGAGCGAGAAGAATGTCTGAACCACGGTATAACGGATCGTATTCCAGTAGCTGATCCAAATATCGGGATTGACGACAAGCCGGTTGTACGCTTCCAGGTTGATCGATTTCGGCCACAAGACGACCTGTCCGCTCACCACCATGGCATTATCGCTGATGGAGGCGGAGAACACGTAGACCAGCGGATACACCATGATCACCACAAGCAGCAGCATGAAAACGGTATTGAGAACGTCAAATACCTTGGAGCCTAAGCTTGATTTTATCTTCATGACGGTACCCCTCCCCTACCAAAGGCTTGATTCCGAATATTTGCGGACAATCCGGTTGGCCGTGACGACGAGCAGGAACCCGATCGCCGCTTGGAACAAGCCGACGGCTGTGGCGAAGCTGAAATCGGCGGACAGGATGCCCCGGCGGTACACGAACGTGTTCAGGACGTCTGCTGTCTCGTAGGTCATCGGATTGTAGAGCAGGATGATTTTCTGAAAGCCCGTTTCCATAAAATGTCCCAGCGTCAGCACGAACAGCACGATCATAACCGGATACATGCCGACGAGCGTAACGTGCCGCATTTGCTGAAACCGGTTGGCCCCGTCTATCTTGGCCGCTTCGTACAGAGTCGGATCCACGCCCGCGATCGCCGCCAAATAGAGAATCGTGCCCCAGCCCGCCGTCTGCCAGATTTCCGAGCCGACATAGATGGTACGGAACCACTCCGGCAGCCCGAGGAACAAAATGGGCTCGATCCCGAACCATCCGAGCATGTGATTGATAATTCCGGTCTGCTGGGACAGGAAGGTGACCATAATTCCGGCGATGACGACGGTGGAGAGGAAATGGGGCATATAGCTTACGCTCTGCACGAATCCTTTAAAGGCTCGATTCCGGATTTCGTGAAACAGCAGAGCCAGAAGGATGGGCACCGGGAACCGAAACAGCAGATCGTATACGTTCAGCAATATCGTGTTACGGATGAGCTTCCAGGCATCCGGGGTATTGTAGAAGAAATCCACGAAATGCTTAAAGCCGACAAATTTACTTCCGGTAATGCCGCGCCCGATCGAGAAGTTCTGAAAGGCGATGATAATCCCGTACATCGGCACGTATTTAAAAATCACGTAGTACAGAATGCCGGGAAGCATAAGCAAATACAGAACCTTATGCTTTCTCATCCTATAGAGGACGCGGTGGAACCCTTTTCTGCCCGCGACGGCGGCGGTATGCGTCTTCATTAAATTCGGCTGCTGCATGGACAATGGTCTCCCTCCCTGAACGAGCATGATGCGCCTCAAAAGCTGCCTTGGCCTCCACTATACGAATGACGCTGCCCTTGGTAAAGCATCGTCTTTTCCGCATGTCTCCCTTTTTGCATAACCGAAATCGGTAAGGAGGACGGCTGCGGATGCGAAAAAAATGAGACTTCACAAGAAAGAAGTCTCAGGCTTGATGGATCTCCCGGAATTTGGCGGGGGTGATTCCTTCGTACCGGCGGAAATTGCGGATGAACGAGTTGCGGCCCCAATAGCCGACTTGCCCGGCAATGTCGTCGATTTTCATATCGGTCTGCAGCAAGTAAGTCTTCGATCTATGGATCCGCAGCTTGGCGATATATTCCACGTACTTCTCGCCCACCTCCTCTTTGAACAGGCGGCTGAAATGCCCGACCGACATGTTCATCCTTTCGGCAAAGAGCTCCATGGAAAGCTCCTCATGGTAATGCTCCTGAATATAAGCAAGGATCTCCGCAAACTGCTGCTTCCGGTCGGAAGGCTGAATCGCGCGGAACAGCATGGCATGAATGTCGTGGAAGCAGTGCCGCAGCTCCTCCCAGGTCACACAGCGGGTTAACGAAGCCAAGAGCTCCGAGTAGAAGGAAATATTGAATTCCCCGCGTTCGCTCTCAACGGCGCGTATCCAGGTGTTCAGCATATCCACGCCCATATTCTTCATTTGATGGGCGTTCGTATTATTTCTCATCCCGGCTTCCAGCAATTCGCAGGCGGCCTGAAGCAGACCGTCGTAATCCTTCGCCTTATACCGGTTGAAGATGCGATTTACCTCGTCGACGGACAGGAAGCCGTCCCCGGCCGGGCGTTTGCCGCTTATGCCGCATATTTCCACTCCCGGCACTAAGCTCTTATGCTTGAGCATGGCGGCAGCCTGACGGTAAGAGGAATGAAGCTGCTCAATCCCCTGAACGGTGGTTCCGAGTCCGATCGCCGCCTTATAGTGCGGCTGCTGCAGCAGCTGCTTGATTGTTTCCGCCGTTTCGCGCGCATCAGGAGGCGTCTCGCTGCCGTGGAGAAGCACGCACGCCAGCCGTTCGGCATGGGTAAGACATACCCAGATGGCGCCGGAAGACAGCTTATGTATTTTTTCCTTAAGCTCGGTGAGCATGAAGGATTTGGTTGTTTCGGACAAGGGCTCCGCCGGGTGCGAGTAGAATTGGAATTCGATAACAAGCACCGTTGCGGAAGTGATCGGGCGGTAGCGGAAGTCGATTTCCTTGGCGTAGTAATCGATGGACAGGCTGTCGCGGTATTCCCCAAGCAGGATTTTGCTAATAAAATGCTCTTCGACAATCGGGTACATGCCCCCGACCCTCTGGGAAAGCTCTTTGTTCCTGGAAACGATCGTATGGGAGCATCGTTTGATGACATCGAATTCGTTCCCGCCGTCTTGGATCGGCAAACCGTCGATTCGATGGGCCTCCAAGCCCGTTCTAATCTCCTGAATAGGATGATACAGCCTGCGGCTCAAATAATAGGAAATCAGGGTCCCCGCCACCACGAACAAGCCGAGGAACACGATCGTAAACGTTTGGACCATGCGCGCCGGCTTGAGCAGGGTCTGCATATCGATGATGCTCACATAGGACCAGGAATCGTTAAAGCGGGACTTCCGGTAAGAGAATCCTTTCGTTTGCTGCTTCACCAATAGCTCCTGCTCCCGGCTCGATACCAACATCGGCAGGAATAGGCCGGGCTTCAGCTCCGTGGAGCCGTTATGGATCAGGACGTTGCCGCCCGAATCGAGAAGAGCCGTATCCGTCACCCATTTTCTCGGAATGCCAAGCTGCTCACTGGTCTTGTCCCGGCTCACATTCACGGCCAAATAGACGTCCGGGTCGCTGCTGTTGAACGGATAACTGAGAAGGACGGATAAATTGGAGTGCTCTTGGATGGCGTCCTCCGTGAACGGCGGCTTTTCCATAACGGTATGCGGTCCGGTAAACTGCATGGATTTTTTATCCGTAAAATTCGCCAAATAAGCGGCCCGGTCTTGATCGTCAAGCGGATAATTTTCCTGAAAGTATTCTCGTTTGCTTTTATACGTACGGCCATCGATAATAAGATCCGCTTTGGCAAAATAAAGGAAAGCATTGTAGACGAACCGATGAGACTGCAATTTGGCCAGCTGCCCCATCAACGAATGGATCCCTTCGAGCCTTTGGGTACTATCGCTTGTGCCATCGTTGAGAATGCTCTTGATATTCGAGGTCGAAAGCATGTTCACCATGTCCGATTCCAGTGAGCTAAACAGGCTGTCCGTTTGCTCCGAGTAGCCCTGCATGACGATATTGTTGATATTCTCCGCATCGCTCTCGATTAATTTTACGATGAAAATATTCGTCAATAGGCTCGCGGCTATAACCGGAATGAGGATAAGCGCGAAGTATTTCGTGAAAAATGTCCAGAATAGTCCGGTCCGGTGCGTTCGGATCTTCTTCTCCATGGCGGCCTCCGTTCCCATAATGAATATCAAAGCTTATTCCTATTAACGAAAGATCATTTCACTCCTTACGTTTTTTCTAAACAAATTTGCCTGGAGCGAGAAAAGCAGCGGCCAAAAAAAACGTGAGGTGTTGTTTGGACAGGCGGTACTTATCAGGCCATAGGGACTTATCCCTTTTGGGGCTGACACAAGGTGAGAGATCCGGCTTTGCCGTTGTGGGGCAGGGAGCAACTTTGCAGGGCTTGCTGTCGTTTACAATTGAGGTAAGAGAAGGGAAAGGAGACCCGCCTTGACTCAACGGATCAAGAAAATCGCTTTATGGTTCACCGTGTTTCTTATAGCGGCTGTGGTTACTCAGGGGAAGGCCCTAGCCCCGCTCTCCCCCGGTCCGGTTCCTAAACCGCATTCTGGAGTTCCCCTCGGGAATCGGGTGTCTTTTCCTTATATTCATGAAATTCGGATAGAAAAAAGAACATCCTCCCTTACCGCAAGCTCCCTGATCTGGCAGGAGTCCGGCATTCCCTTGACTAACGCCGAACAGCTGGCCCGGTTTGAAGAGGCCGTGCGAACGGCGGAAATTATGATAGGACAACCGAAAGCGATCGCTCCCGATTTCAAGCTGATCCCAGTGGATCGTGTGGGAAAGGAGCTTACGGCTGTCCATCTCTGGACGGGTGGCAGGGGAATACTGGAGGTGAACGATCTTTATTGTACACTGACGGAAGACGGCAAAGCCCTCATCTTAAGCTTGCTTAAGGACGCTGGAGCTTACTAAATGAGGAAACTTGGTGGACCCGGCCTAAAAAAAGACCTGCCATAAGCCAATCGTTCTTGGCTCCGGCAGGTCCCTTTTTTCCTTGCGATCCGTGTGATTCTTGCTGCCCTCGTGCATCAAGGGCGTCCTTCCACCCAGCTTTCCTTAAAAGGAATGCTTATCCTCCCGGCCGGTTTCTTCCGCATCCGCACCGGTTTCCGTACCGGGAAGCCCCCAGTCCGCCTCATGCTGAGGGTTGTTCATGATTTCCACAAGCTGCATGAGATCGCTCTCTTCCCGCTTTCCGTTCTCCGGCTGCCTTTCATCCATGCCGCCTGCAAGCTCTCGATGGTCCATGCCTTTCCCCCTTCTCCTGTTGTTCCGTGCCTCTATTAGCTTTCCCTCGTCTTCTTGTTTCTTGCATCGGAAAAGCAGGCCTTCACAAGACTCTGGAACAATGCGGCGGCATAGCGGTCCCCGCCGGCCATATCCTCCGGGTGCCACTGCACCCCGACGAAGAATGGATCCCCGGGCCGCTCGACTGCCTCCACGATCCCGTCCAGCGCATGGGCCGTTACGTTTAAGCCGGGGGCGGCCCGTCGGACGGCTTGGTGGTGAAAGCTGTTGACCCGGATTTCCAGCGCTCCTAGGATTCCGTGCAGCCGGGACCCCTCCCGGATCCGGACCAGATGGGAGCCGTGGGAACGCGGGGCCTTCTGGGTATGCTGCAGCGCATCGGGACATTGGGAGGGGATATCCTGGAGGAGCGTCCCTCCTAGCGCGGCGTTCATCACCTGGCAGCCCCGGCAAATCCCGAGTACCGGCTTGCCCGCCTGCATGTAAGCGTCCAGCAGCAGGAGCTCGGCCCGGTCCCGGTCCGGCACCACCTCCCCCAGCTTCGGGTGAGGCTCCTCCCCGAAATAGGCGGGGTCCAGGTCCGTTCCGCCGCTCAGGATGAGCCCGTCGGTCCGCTTTTCCAACTCCGCCGCTTCTCCCGCGTCCTTCGGATAGGGGAGCAGCAGAGGAATCCCTCCCGCCTGCTCCACCGCTTCCGTATACGTTCTCCGGAGAACGTAACGATCCTCTTGTTCATACATGGTCAAGCCGATTACCGGCCTCATAGGCTCCCCCCGCTTTCCCGACTCTTGCGATCCTACAGCGCCTGCCTTTCGGTATCTCCTCACAGCTTATTCAGGCAGGCGTCCTTCCGCTAATCCGCATCTCGCAAGTAAGCCTTGATTGTCTGGGAGAAGCTTTCCCCGTCCATCTCCCTTTTTCCTTCTCCTCACTCAAAAAAACCCCGCCGATAAAGGCGGGGCTTACAGTAGACAGGCTCCTTTTCCGGAGGCTTGTCCGTTAAAGGCATCGAAGCTATTCGTTTAGGGCCGAAACCATAAGCTTATCCAGCGGCACCGGATTTCCCGCCGCATCCGTGACAGAGACCGTCCGGGTTTCCCCCGGCAGCAGGTCGAAGAAATTGTCGCTGAAGCGGACGTTTCCTTGAGGAAGCTCCAGCTTCACCATCCGCGCGAGGACGCTGTCCGCCGTGATACGCACCGTTCCGTCCTCCCCGCCTTTCTCCACCTTCAGGACGGCCGCCGGCAGGCGCAGGTCCTTCGGATCCCGGAGGAAGTACCGGTTGGCCGGGGCCTCCCAGCCTTCGGCCATCAGCTCGACGACGACCTCCTCCGCCGGCCTGCCGTTCAGTACCTCCGCCTCCGGCAGGCGCCCGAGCTCGACGGCCCCGTTCGCCGGCACCTTCGCCGCAAGCCGGAAGGACGAAACCTCCGCTCCCCGGAAATCATAAACGGTGAGCCGGACTTGTCCTTCATAGGCCTGAAGGGTGTCGTTGACCACCCAAACGGCGAGCTCCCCTCCCGGCTCATGGTCGAGCGAGAGCAGCAGCGGATGATAGAAATTCCGAGCGTAATGATAGGAAGCTTTGGGCAGCAGCTCATAGTCGATCATCGACCAGCTTGTTCCGGGCCAGCTGTCGTTAAGCTGCCAGACAAGCGCTCCGCTCGTCCGTTCCTTATGGCGGCGGTAATGCTCGATGCCGTATTTCAGTCCCTCCGCCTGGGTCAGCATGGAGAAGTTCATGTACTCCTCGATATCCTTCGGAACACCGGTGAAGCCTTCCATGAGCAGAATGCCCTTCTGGTGGTTCGTGTCCTTGTTGCGGTACGCCATCTCGGCGCTGTTCCAGTAGAATTCGCCCTCAGGAATGTTTTTCTCCAGCGTGTACCGGTTGGCGGAGGCATGCATGCCGAACTCGCTGCTGAAGAGGGTGAAATCTTTCTTGTAGTTTTTGAAGGTCACGCCCTCCACGCTGTACTCGAGAAGCGGCGGCTCCCCGAATTTCCGCGGGTAGACGGAGCCGTGCCACACCTGCCAGTTATGGCGGTCCCCCTCCTGGGGATCGTTGGCGTCATTTCCGCCGTAAGGCGAGGAAGGCCAGTAAGCCCGGCTGTCGTCCAGCTCCTCCAGCACCTCGGGAATAAGCTCGTGGTAGATGGCCTCGCCGTAGAAGGGGCAGGTGAGGTCTCCGCCCGCCGTCTTCATGTCATAGAGCCAGTCAATCTCGTTGTTGCCGCACCAGAGCGCGAGCGAGGCATGGTTGCGCAGCCTCTTGACGTTGTAGACGACTTCCTGGCGGACATTTTCCATGAAATCGCGGTTGAAATCCGGGAACAACGCATTCGCGAAGGCAAAATCCTGCCACACGAGCACTCCCTGCCGGTCGCATTCCTCAAAGAAGATGTCCTTCTCATAGATGCCGCCGGCCCATACCCGGAGCATGTTCATGTTCGCCTCCACGGAGAGGGTGATGAGATCTCGGTAGCGGTCATCGGGAGCCGCGCCGATAAAATGATCCACGGGAATCCAGTTCGCTCCCTTGGCGAACAGCCTCACGCCGTTCAGCACGAAGGCAAACGCCTTCCGTCCCTGCTCATCCTCGAGCTGCAGCTGGATCGTCCGGATGCCGAACGGCTTCCGGTACCGGTCCACCGGCTCCCCATCCGCTTGAAGCGTAACCTCAAGCTCGTACAGATAAGGCTCTCCGAGGTCGTGCGTCCACCACAGCCGGGGATCGGCTACCGTAAGCTCGAGGGAACCGGTTCTCCCGCCCAGCGGGAAGCTCCCCTCCGCCGCCACCCGGCCGTCAGCATCCCACAGCCGTACCGAGGCTTCGAGAGCCGTCCCCCGGCGGATCCGGGCGGCTTCAGCGTCCACCCGAATGACGGCTTCCGTGCCGTTCCTCTGCACCGTCCGGGCAAAGACGCTCTCCAGCTTCGCAAGCCTCTTCCGCTCGATTCGAACCTTTCCCCAAATGCCGGTCGTCACCATCCGCGGCCCCCAGTCCCAGCCGAAATTCATAGCCGCCTTTCGGAGCCAAGGCCGTTCCTTCGTATAGGAGGACCATTGGAACTGTTCCTTCTCCCGGTTGTGCAGGTACAGCGGATCGAAACGGACGGCGATCGTGTTCTTTCCGTTCCGCAGCACCCGGGACACGTCAAAGCGGTGGGCCATCAGCATATTGGCGGTCGTGCCGATTTCGTGGCCGTTGACGAAGACGGCGGCGAACGTATCCAGCCCTTCGAACACAAGCTCGTGCCTTTCTTCCTTGTCCTCTCCAAGCGCATAGTCAAACGTATAACGGTACCACCATTCCTTGCGCTCGATCCAGCGGCTCTTGGCGTCGTTATGCCCGAAATAAGGATCGTCGATCAGCTTTCTCTCGATTAATGCGGAATGAACGTCGCCCGGCACCCGGGCCGTGATCCAGAACCGGTCGTCGAGCCCCGGAGCCGCCGCCTCCACCGGCCGAATGTCTCCCACTTCAGAAGACTGCAGCCTCCATAATCCTGACAATTCCATCGTTGATCTCTCCCATGAAGGCGCTCCACGGCGCCGTTATCGTTCTCTTTGCTGCCCTAAACCGTTACGATCCGGGATGCGGGACTCCCGGTATTCGCTGGGCGTTTGGCCCGTGTATTTCTTGAACAGCTGGCTGAAATATTTGACATCCTCATATCCGACTATTCCCGCCACCTCGCTGATTTTCGCCGGCGAAACAGCCAATATTTCCATCGCCCGGCGGATTTTCTGGCCGGTAACGAAATCTCCGAAGGTTTGGCCGGTTTCTTTCTTGAAGACCTCGCTTAGGTGGCTCGGGTTCAAGTGCACGTGCTTCGCCACCTGCTGAAGCCGGACGTCTCCCCCCAGGTTCTCTTCGATATAAGCCATCGCCCGCTGGACGTGAGACACTTGTCCCTCCGCGAGCCGGCTGTGATAAT contains:
- a CDS encoding carbohydrate ABC transporter permease, with product MKIKSSLGSKVFDVLNTVFMLLLVVIMVYPLVYVFSASISDNAMVVSGQVVLWPKSINLEAYNRLVVNPDIWISYWNTIRYTVVQTFFSLLVTGCMAYPLAKSWLPGRKWILLMAAFTLLFSGGMIPTFLVVQHLGLLNSIWAIVLPSLVSTWYLFIMRTFFAALPAELEDAATIDGCGSLQVFLRIVLPLSVPVLVSIGLFTAVNQWNSFFDALIYLNDRSLYPLQIVIRNIIISSSNVQGEGNTSYIETLKYAMIMIATVPILCVYPFVQKYFVQGAMIGGIKG
- a CDS encoding ABC transporter permease; amino-acid sequence: MRKHKVLYLLMLPGILYYVIFKYVPMYGIIIAFQNFSIGRGITGSKFVGFKHFVDFFYNTPDAWKLIRNTILLNVYDLLFRFPVPILLALLFHEIRNRAFKGFVQSVSYMPHFLSTVVIAGIMVTFLSQQTGIINHMLGWFGIEPILFLGLPEWFRTIYVGSEIWQTAGWGTILYLAAIAGVDPTLYEAAKIDGANRFQQMRHVTLVGMYPVMIVLFVLTLGHFMETGFQKIILLYNPMTYETADVLNTFVYRRGILSADFSFATAVGLFQAAIGFLLVVTANRIVRKYSESSLW
- a CDS encoding helix-turn-helix domain-containing protein; translation: MEKKIRTHRTGLFWTFFTKYFALILIPVIAASLLTNIFIVKLIESDAENINNIVMQGYSEQTDSLFSSLESDMVNMLSTSNIKSILNDGTSDSTQRLEGIHSLMGQLAKLQSHRFVYNAFLYFAKADLIIDGRTYKSKREYFQENYPLDDQDRAAYLANFTDKKSMQFTGPHTVMEKPPFTEDAIQEHSNLSVLLSYPFNSSDPDVYLAVNVSRDKTSEQLGIPRKWVTDTALLDSGGNVLIHNGSTELKPGLFLPMLVSSREQELLVKQQTKGFSYRKSRFNDSWSYVSIIDMQTLLKPARMVQTFTIVFLGLFVVAGTLISYYLSRRLYHPIQEIRTGLEAHRIDGLPIQDGGNEFDVIKRCSHTIVSRNKELSQRVGGMYPIVEEHFISKILLGEYRDSLSIDYYAKEIDFRYRPITSATVLVIEFQFYSHPAEPLSETTKSFMLTELKEKIHKLSSGAIWVCLTHAERLACVLLHGSETPPDARETAETIKQLLQQPHYKAAIGLGTTVQGIEQLHSSYRQAAAMLKHKSLVPGVEICGISGKRPAGDGFLSVDEVNRIFNRYKAKDYDGLLQAACELLEAGMRNNTNAHQMKNMGVDMLNTWIRAVESERGEFNISFYSELLASLTRCVTWEELRHCFHDIHAMLFRAIQPSDRKQQFAEILAYIQEHYHEELSMELFAERMNMSVGHFSRLFKEEVGEKYVEYIAKLRIHRSKTYLLQTDMKIDDIAGQVGYWGRNSFIRNFRRYEGITPAKFREIHQA
- a CDS encoding gamma-glutamyl-gamma-aminobutyrate hydrolase family protein, whose amino-acid sequence is MYEQEDRYVLRRTYTEAVEQAGGIPLLLPYPKDAGEAAELEKRTDGLILSGGTDLDPAYFGEEPHPKLGEVVPDRDRAELLLLDAYMQAGKPVLGICRGCQVMNAALGGTLLQDIPSQCPDALQHTQKAPRSHGSHLVRIREGSRLHGILGALEIRVNSFHHQAVRRAAPGLNVTAHALDGIVEAVERPGDPFFVGVQWHPEDMAGGDRYAAALFQSLVKACFSDARNKKTRES
- a CDS encoding beta-mannosidase, whose amino-acid sequence is MELSGLWRLQSSEVGDIRPVEAAAPGLDDRFWITARVPGDVHSALIERKLIDDPYFGHNDAKSRWIERKEWWYRYTFDYALGEDKEERHELVFEGLDTFAAVFVNGHEIGTTANMLMAHRFDVSRVLRNGKNTIAVRFDPLYLHNREKEQFQWSSYTKERPWLRKAAMNFGWDWGPRMVTTGIWGKVRIERKRLAKLESVFARTVQRNGTEAVIRVDAEAARIRRGTALEASVRLWDADGRVAAEGSFPLGGRTGSLELTVADPRLWWTHDLGEPYLYELEVTLQADGEPVDRYRKPFGIRTIQLQLEDEQGRKAFAFVLNGVRLFAKGANWIPVDHFIGAAPDDRYRDLITLSVEANMNMLRVWAGGIYEKDIFFEECDRQGVLVWQDFAFANALFPDFNRDFMENVRQEVVYNVKRLRNHASLALWCGNNEIDWLYDMKTAGGDLTCPFYGEAIYHELIPEVLEELDDSRAYWPSSPYGGNDANDPQEGDRHNWQVWHGSVYPRKFGEPPLLEYSVEGVTFKNYKKDFTLFSSEFGMHASANRYTLEKNIPEGEFYWNSAEMAYRNKDTNHQKGILLMEGFTGVPKDIEEYMNFSMLTQAEGLKYGIEHYRRHKERTSGALVWQLNDSWPGTSWSMIDYELLPKASYHYARNFYHPLLLSLDHEPGGELAVWVVNDTLQAYEGQVRLTVYDFRGAEVSSFRLAAKVPANGAVELGRLPEAEVLNGRPAEEVVVELMAEGWEAPANRYFLRDPKDLRLPAAVLKVEKGGEDGTVRITADSVLARMVKLELPQGNVRFSDNFFDLLPGETRTVSVTDAAGNPVPLDKLMVSALNE